A segment of the Gammaproteobacteria bacterium genome:
GCGGTGGTCGCGGTCCTGACATGCTCTATCACCTGCTGGCCAACACGGTACTGCTGCTGCACGCGCTGTTCATTGTCTTCGTGGTGCTGGGTGGTTTGCTGGTGCTCCGGAACCCGCGCATTGCCTGGTTGCATGTACCGGTTGCGATCTACGGCGTGCTGGTGGAATGGATCGGCTGGATCTGCCCGCTCACGCCGCTCGAGAACCATTTCCGGTCGCTGGCCGGCGAGCAGGGCTACAGCAGCGGTTTCATCCAGCATCACCTGCTCCCGCTGATCTATCCCGTCAACTACACGCCTCGCCTGCAGCTCGTGCTTGGCGCCATCGTGCTGCTGACC
Coding sequences within it:
- a CDS encoding DUF2784 domain-containing protein, with the translated sequence MLYHLLANTVLLLHALFIVFVVLGGLLVLRNPRIAWLHVPVAIYGVLVEWIGWICPLTPLENHFRSLAGEQGYSSGFIQHHLLPLIYPVNYTPRLQLVLGAIVLLTNIAIYGFIAWRIARARHARFE